One Dictyoglomus thermophilum H-6-12 DNA window includes the following coding sequences:
- a CDS encoding extracellular solute-binding protein, with the protein MNKRKVFVLFFLMFFAFLTFVPGFGQRVYQYKVGNYVLNIDTQKYRGKTIYVWQHWPEEEKSNIPGVRSPKQAREEFEKITGAKVKIVYVTWETKVEKQTAAILSGSGCDIVYIDSRQKPTWMMKKMLLPLDRYIDFKNKDLYNVVGFRKPILDYFTWRGQIYAVTNIYNDNVFPYILYYNKEKFEMAGLPDPLELYKQGKWTWETFFNLGKQLTQDTNGDGKIDQYAYASWRTYAPFLWTNDVMPIKYIGGRPVFNLDNPKAYKAFQAVYEMDAKYKMRPADWWTDPQGRFQKGITCMDYWGPWDISTMRNALGKKLGMVPFPKGPDTNKKSADEGDDSAWAIASSSKDPELAALYLLWMLMPTDKEKELIVKDQIERVGGKEVYDILIDASTRTVINPAAGIPGFTELMDQIDVANPAKSIKALRPKFEAAINAVLEGLK; encoded by the coding sequence ATGAATAAAAGAAAGGTTTTTGTTCTGTTTTTCTTAATGTTTTTTGCTTTCTTAACTTTTGTCCCTGGATTTGGGCAGAGGGTATATCAGTATAAGGTTGGAAACTATGTATTAAATATTGATACTCAAAAGTATAGAGGTAAAACAATTTACGTTTGGCAACATTGGCCCGAGGAAGAAAAAAGTAATATTCCTGGTGTGAGATCACCAAAACAAGCAAGGGAAGAGTTTGAAAAGATTACAGGAGCAAAAGTTAAGATAGTTTATGTGACTTGGGAAACCAAAGTCGAGAAACAAACGGCAGCAATACTTTCTGGTTCTGGTTGTGATATTGTTTACATTGATAGTAGACAAAAACCTACTTGGATGATGAAGAAGATGCTTCTTCCATTAGATAGATATATTGATTTTAAGAATAAAGATCTCTATAATGTTGTAGGTTTTAGAAAACCTATTCTTGATTACTTTACTTGGAGAGGGCAGATTTATGCAGTAACAAACATTTACAATGATAATGTATTTCCCTACATACTTTATTACAATAAAGAGAAATTTGAGATGGCAGGACTTCCTGATCCTCTTGAGTTATATAAGCAAGGGAAGTGGACCTGGGAGACCTTTTTCAACTTAGGCAAGCAACTTACACAAGATACCAATGGTGATGGAAAGATAGACCAATATGCTTATGCAAGTTGGAGGACATATGCTCCATTCTTATGGACCAACGATGTTATGCCTATAAAATATATTGGTGGAAGACCAGTGTTTAATCTTGATAATCCTAAGGCCTATAAAGCATTTCAGGCTGTGTATGAGATGGACGCAAAATATAAGATGAGACCTGCTGACTGGTGGACAGATCCTCAAGGAAGATTTCAAAAGGGTATTACCTGTATGGATTATTGGGGACCTTGGGATATTTCTACTATGAGAAATGCCCTTGGTAAAAAATTAGGTATGGTTCCATTCCCTAAGGGGCCAGATACTAATAAGAAGAGTGCCGATGAAGGTGATGATTCTGCTTGGGCTATAGCTTCTTCCTCTAAGGATCCAGAACTTGCTGCCCTATATCTTTTATGGATGTTGATGCCAACAGATAAGGAGAAAGAGCTTATTGTTAAGGACCAGATTGAGAGGGTAGGTGGCAAAGAAGTTTATGATATTTTAATAGATGCGTCAACAAGGACTGTTATAAATCCTGCTGCTGGAATTCCAGGATTTACTGAATTGATGGATCAGATTGATGTGGCAAATCCTGCAAAATCTATAAAGGCATTAAGACCTAAGTTTGAGGCGGCTATAAATGCTGTTTTAGAAGGACTAAAGTAA
- a CDS encoding heavy metal translocating P-type ATPase → MEKIELPILGMSCAGCALRIENTLKEIDGIEDVSVNFSLERAELILDKKISLKYVKEKIEEIGYGIVTSKVNFPVLGMTCINCAKRIEQELSKVLGVVDVNVDFAQEKLFLEYVPTLVSVKDIKRVIDNLGYELLLENKEIEDVVKEAREKELKDIKRRFLISLILAIPVFLGSMFFKFNPVFLFLLTTPIQFYGGYPFYKSAYSAIKHRFFDMNTLVSLGTTSSYIYSVLSTFFPSVFSGTNVRPEVYYDSSAIIITFVLLGRFLEKKAKSKTSQAINKLLSLKPETAFVKRGDDFVEIPVEEIFKGDIILIKPSVRIPVDGEIIDGISYIDESMLTGESLPKEKRVGDKVYEGTINMSGVIKIRAEKVGQETLLSRIIRKVEEAQNTKSSVQRLVDRIANVFVPIVLAIAFLTSVVWYIWGPSPSYKYALFSFVSVLVIACPCALGLATPTALVVGIGKGSEMGILINGAEVLEKVEKIDTVIFDKTGTLTYGKLKVKDVLSLKEYDKEKLLKIAGSLERFSEHPIAKSILEELKIQDLLDFYEVRNLREQPGYGIEGYIGEDKYFIGRIEDYLREDYKNFNLDFAISNLVGIYKNGELVGIIVLQDQLREDAKFVVERLMDKGYKVGMLTGDKKEVAEEVSKNLGLSFYISEVLPEEKAEKILELQKEGKKVAMIGDGINDAVALAQADLGIAMGNGTDIAIESGDIVLVNSDLKGVLRALELSEKIFKTIKWNLFWAFIYNVIGIPIASGLLYPFFGILLNPMFAGMAMAFSSVFVVTNSLRLGRFKTSV, encoded by the coding sequence GTGGAAAAAATTGAGCTACCTATTTTGGGAATGAGTTGTGCTGGTTGTGCTTTAAGAATTGAGAATACATTAAAAGAAATTGATGGAATAGAAGATGTGAGTGTAAATTTCTCTTTAGAGAGGGCTGAACTAATTTTAGATAAAAAAATTAGCTTAAAATATGTAAAAGAGAAGATCGAAGAAATAGGGTATGGAATAGTAACCTCGAAAGTTAATTTTCCTGTTTTAGGAATGACTTGTATAAATTGTGCAAAGAGAATAGAACAAGAGTTGTCTAAAGTTTTAGGAGTGGTAGATGTAAATGTTGATTTTGCTCAGGAAAAGTTGTTTTTAGAGTATGTGCCTACTTTGGTTAGCGTTAAAGACATTAAGAGGGTGATAGATAATCTTGGTTATGAACTTTTATTAGAGAACAAAGAGATTGAAGATGTAGTTAAAGAAGCAAGAGAAAAAGAATTAAAGGACATTAAGAGGAGGTTTCTAATAAGTTTAATCTTGGCTATTCCAGTGTTTTTAGGAAGTATGTTTTTTAAATTTAATCCTGTTTTTTTATTCCTTTTAACAACTCCAATTCAATTTTATGGGGGTTATCCTTTTTATAAAAGTGCTTATTCTGCAATTAAGCACAGATTTTTTGATATGAATACTTTAGTTTCCTTAGGTACTACTTCCTCCTATATTTATAGTGTGCTAAGTACTTTCTTTCCTTCAGTCTTTAGTGGTACTAATGTGAGACCTGAAGTTTACTATGATAGTTCTGCAATAATTATAACTTTTGTTCTTTTAGGTAGGTTTTTAGAAAAGAAGGCTAAAAGTAAAACCTCGCAGGCTATCAATAAGTTACTTTCACTAAAACCTGAGACAGCTTTTGTTAAAAGAGGAGATGATTTTGTTGAGATTCCAGTAGAAGAGATTTTTAAAGGGGACATAATTTTGATAAAACCCTCTGTAAGAATTCCGGTAGATGGAGAAATAATAGATGGCATTTCCTACATTGATGAGTCTATGTTAACAGGAGAAAGTTTGCCCAAAGAGAAAAGAGTGGGTGATAAAGTTTATGAAGGCACTATAAACATGAGTGGTGTGATAAAAATAAGAGCCGAGAAAGTGGGACAGGAAACTTTACTTTCCAGAATAATAAGAAAGGTAGAGGAGGCTCAGAACACAAAATCTTCAGTTCAAAGGCTTGTGGATAGGATAGCCAACGTTTTTGTCCCAATTGTTTTGGCAATTGCTTTTTTAACTTCTGTAGTTTGGTATATTTGGGGACCTTCACCATCATATAAATATGCTTTATTCTCTTTTGTATCAGTTCTTGTTATTGCTTGTCCTTGTGCCTTAGGGTTAGCAACTCCAACTGCTTTAGTTGTGGGCATAGGTAAAGGAAGTGAGATGGGAATATTGATAAATGGAGCAGAGGTGCTTGAGAAGGTGGAAAAGATAGATACTGTTATTTTTGATAAAACAGGGACTTTAACTTATGGAAAATTAAAGGTTAAGGATGTTTTAAGTCTTAAGGAATATGATAAAGAAAAGTTGCTAAAGATTGCAGGATCCCTTGAGAGGTTCTCAGAGCATCCCATTGCAAAGTCGATACTTGAAGAATTAAAAATTCAAGATCTTTTAGATTTTTATGAGGTGAGAAATTTAAGAGAACAGCCAGGATATGGAATTGAAGGCTACATTGGTGAAGATAAGTATTTTATTGGAAGAATTGAGGATTATTTAAGAGAAGATTATAAGAATTTTAATTTAGACTTTGCTATCTCAAATTTGGTGGGTATTTATAAAAATGGTGAACTTGTAGGAATCATTGTATTACAAGATCAGCTTAGAGAAGATGCAAAGTTTGTTGTTGAGAGGTTGATGGATAAAGGCTATAAAGTGGGAATGTTAACAGGGGATAAGAAAGAAGTTGCTGAGGAAGTTTCAAAAAATTTGGGTCTTTCTTTTTATATTTCTGAGGTTTTGCCTGAGGAAAAAGCCGAGAAGATTTTAGAATTACAAAAAGAAGGTAAAAAAGTAGCTATGATTGGTGATGGAATTAATGATGCCGTTGCGCTTGCTCAAGCAGATCTTGGAATTGCCATGGGCAATGGTACTGATATTGCCATTGAATCGGGTGATATTGTTCTCGTGAATAGCGATTTAAAAGGGGTTTTAAGAGCATTAGAACTTTCTGAGAAAATTTTTAAAACTATTAAATGGAATTTGTTCTGGGCTTTTATCTACAATGTCATTGGTATTCCTATAGCAAGTGGACTACTTTATCCTTTCTTTGGAATTTTGTTAAATCCTATGTTTGCGGGTATGGCAATGGCTTTTAGTTCTGTTTTTGTGGTAACCAACTCATTGAGATTGGGAAGATTCAAGACATCAGTTTAA
- a CDS encoding FGGY-family carbohydrate kinase → MYITIDLGTTNIKFVLWSSDGQIIAKRSIHTPMEKDKTINPLKLIEIIKEIIENFERKYRNEILGISVGGMAESGLLIDKNGNPLTPIYTWLDNRGEEELIILQKIGKEKIFEITGLKINPKYSLAKILWIKKHHKNLWKDSYKWLNAVDFINYHFTGRAVTDFSLASRMLLFDIRNKEWAEEILNLCEIPMEKLPEIRPAGSIIEEKEYAYVLGGHDHPIGSITLDLSKGLYDSWGTAEALLIHTSKPMLTEYIRRLGYSVGCIGEGLYYVIAGIPYSGGIVKWIKEKLGFELKINPTKTSGILFFPYLMGKENKDSEIVKAFLYGLDINTSLRDIEQSIWEGVFYETKSIVESLKENFEFEKIIISGGMTKYKSLLQLKANILDMPLNISEERELTSKGLAFLIAKALNKTIESFKEKNFLIIYPQNNTEQFEKAYLEYKKIKGLLGL, encoded by the coding sequence ATGTATATTACTATTGATCTCGGAACAACTAACATAAAGTTTGTCCTATGGAGTAGTGATGGACAAATTATAGCCAAAAGGTCCATTCATACTCCTATGGAAAAAGATAAGACTATAAATCCTTTAAAATTAATAGAAATAATAAAAGAGATCATTGAAAATTTTGAAAGAAAATACAGAAACGAAATATTAGGAATATCTGTAGGAGGAATGGCAGAGTCAGGATTACTCATCGACAAAAATGGTAATCCTTTAACTCCAATTTACACTTGGCTTGATAATAGAGGAGAAGAAGAACTAATAATCCTTCAAAAAATAGGAAAAGAAAAAATCTTTGAGATTACAGGATTAAAAATCAATCCTAAATATTCACTGGCAAAAATTTTATGGATCAAAAAGCATCATAAAAATTTATGGAAAGATTCCTATAAATGGCTAAATGCTGTAGATTTTATAAACTATCACTTCACTGGAAGAGCTGTAACAGATTTCTCCCTTGCAAGCAGAATGCTACTTTTTGATATAAGAAATAAAGAATGGGCGGAGGAGATTCTAAATTTATGTGAGATACCTATGGAAAAACTGCCTGAAATCAGACCAGCAGGGAGTATTATAGAGGAAAAAGAGTATGCATACGTATTAGGTGGCCATGATCATCCTATAGGTAGCATAACCCTTGATCTTTCTAAAGGTCTTTATGATTCTTGGGGAACTGCAGAAGCCTTATTAATACATACAAGTAAACCGATGCTCACAGAATATATAAGAAGATTAGGCTATTCCGTAGGTTGTATTGGAGAGGGGCTGTATTACGTAATAGCAGGCATACCCTATTCTGGAGGAATAGTTAAATGGATAAAAGAAAAATTGGGATTTGAACTTAAGATCAACCCAACAAAAACCTCAGGAATTCTTTTCTTTCCCTATTTGATGGGAAAGGAAAATAAAGACTCAGAAATTGTAAAAGCATTTTTGTATGGATTAGATATAAATACATCTCTAAGAGATATAGAACAATCTATATGGGAAGGAGTATTCTACGAGACTAAGAGTATCGTTGAAAGCTTAAAGGAAAATTTTGAGTTTGAGAAAATTATAATTTCGGGAGGAATGACAAAGTATAAGTCTCTTTTACAATTAAAAGCTAACATCTTAGACATGCCACTTAACATATCAGAGGAAAGAGAGTTAACCTCAAAAGGTTTGGCTTTTTTGATTGCAAAAGCATTAAACAAAACAATAGAAAGTTTCAAGGAGAAAAATTTTCTAATCATTTACCCCCAAAATAACACTGAGCAATTTGAAAAAGCTTACTTAGAGTATAAAAAAATAAAAGGCCTGCTGGGACTATAA
- a CDS encoding carbohydrate ABC transporter permease, with product MIKYKNYTKEDIILIFKNKIYQWFITLVKIILFIGLSYVLLRPVLFMLSTAIKSREDLIDPTVVWIPKHPTIENFKKAFVSLNYFNAFKNSLIVSIIPAIFNVISCSMIGYGLARFKFKEREFIFALILFTLIVPPQVLLIPLYVFYQKFDILGIFKLIRGEPFNLLNTYYPIILPTILGGGLRSGLFIYIFRQFFRGMSKELEEAAYVDGASPFQTYLRIFIPNSVPAIVTVFLFSLVWHWNDVFEPSVFIGDFDKYTLSLNLANIRAIITGGTQIFDPLLILPPQYAGAILVILPMLIFYIFTQRFFVESVERTGIVG from the coding sequence ATGATTAAATACAAGAATTATACAAAAGAAGATATAATTTTAATATTTAAAAATAAGATATACCAATGGTTTATTACTCTTGTTAAAATAATTCTCTTTATTGGACTTTCTTATGTACTTTTGAGACCTGTACTATTTATGCTAAGTACTGCTATAAAGAGTAGAGAAGATCTTATTGATCCTACAGTTGTGTGGATACCTAAACATCCGACTATTGAAAATTTCAAAAAGGCTTTTGTTTCTCTCAATTATTTTAATGCTTTTAAAAATAGCTTAATTGTTTCTATAATTCCTGCAATATTTAATGTTATTTCTTGCTCTATGATTGGATATGGACTTGCAAGGTTTAAGTTTAAAGAAAGAGAGTTCATTTTTGCATTAATATTATTTACTTTAATAGTTCCACCCCAAGTTTTGCTAATTCCTCTTTATGTTTTTTATCAAAAATTTGATATTTTAGGAATATTTAAGCTTATAAGAGGAGAGCCTTTTAATCTTTTAAATACTTACTATCCTATTATTCTTCCAACCATATTAGGGGGTGGTCTGAGGAGTGGACTTTTTATCTACATATTCAGGCAGTTCTTTAGAGGTATGTCTAAGGAATTAGAGGAGGCAGCTTATGTAGATGGCGCTTCACCATTTCAAACTTATTTAAGAATTTTTATTCCTAACTCTGTTCCTGCCATAGTAACAGTTTTCTTATTCTCTTTAGTATGGCATTGGAATGATGTTTTTGAACCATCGGTATTTATTGGAGATTTTGATAAATATACTTTATCTCTTAATTTAGCAAATATCAGGGCTATAATAACTGGGGGAACGCAGATTTTTGATCCCTTATTAATACTTCCTCCTCAATATGCTGGTGCTATTCTTGTTATTTTACCAATGTTGATCTTTTATATTTTCACGCAAAGATTCTTTGTAGAAAGTGTAGAGAGGACAGGAATTGTTGGATAA
- a CDS encoding YHS domain-containing protein, producing the protein MAKDPVCGMEVDEIKSPFVSEYKGKKYYFCSKACKIEFDKNPEKYLKE; encoded by the coding sequence GTGGCAAAGGATCCTGTATGTGGGATGGAAGTAGATGAAATTAAATCTCCTTTTGTTTCGGAATATAAAGGTAAAAAGTACTATTTTTGTAGTAAGGCGTGCAAAATTGAATTTGACAAAAACCCAGAAAAGTATTTAAAAGAATGA
- a CDS encoding nucleoside-triphosphatase — translation MNSNIHSCFYDIIQKFKDSMENQIKMKIFITGQPGVGKTTLLRRVYNFCRDKGILVCGFITEEVRDGRFRVGFELVILGDNQRLNFASIYKETPHKFGKYFLDINSLESAVDKIFCLDSDLYIIDEIGKMEFYSDKFREKIHEVMKNDRFKIIASLHRDFVQEFKKYGKVYYLTQENRDVVFEEIKQEILMLKR, via the coding sequence ATCAATAGTAATATACATAGTTGTTTTTATGATATAATACAAAAATTTAAAGATTCAATGGAGAATCAAATAAAAATGAAAATATTTATTACAGGACAGCCAGGAGTAGGAAAAACTACTTTGCTCAGAAGAGTATATAACTTTTGTAGAGATAAAGGGATACTCGTTTGTGGTTTTATTACTGAGGAAGTAAGAGATGGTAGGTTTAGAGTTGGTTTTGAGCTCGTAATTTTAGGAGATAATCAGAGATTGAATTTTGCTTCTATCTACAAAGAAACACCTCATAAGTTTGGTAAGTATTTTCTTGATATAAACTCTCTGGAGAGTGCTGTGGATAAAATCTTCTGTTTGGATTCAGATTTATATATAATTGATGAGATTGGCAAGATGGAATTTTATTCTGATAAGTTTCGAGAGAAAATTCACGAAGTTATGAAAAATGACAGATTTAAAATTATTGCCTCTTTACATAGAGATTTTGTGCAAGAATTTAAAAAGTATGGAAAGGTTTACTATTTGACTCAGGAAAATAGAGATGTGGTTTTTGAAGAGATAAAGCAAGAAATTTTAATGTTGAAAAGATAA
- a CDS encoding cellulase family glycosylhydrolase, with product MSKIEVDEMREIFILSLLIFLGLISGKIYATSYKGNFNYVDPYKAVEDMDPGWNLGNALDAIPDETSWGNPKTEEYVFEDIKRMGFRSVRIPVTWVDHMGPAPDYKVDKEWMDRVEEVVNMALKKDLYVIINVHHDSWRWLSKEMKLDKEGTINKLEKLWLQIADRFKDYSEKLIFEIINEPTYEGFSEQEAGALQNEVNERILRVIRNSGGYNDRRLVVVPPLWTDTYKAEKYFVPPKDPNIIIGVHYYSPWDFTANWWGRKSWGTDRDKEQMDKDIRIVREKFPSYAFIIGEYGLFNGNKPAEWYYFDNLIRVAKKYKMATFYWDNGENYDRRNRVWRDEQAIKIIINASYGKRNAFLNPGVLYIKENKVKDESVEIELNGNSFVGIYLNGKGLIQGKDYVQESPNRLILKKEFLKNILTPQSYGVVARLNFKFTESVDYPLDIVQYKDPVLLDKPFNIISGVPTDLKFIIAFNGARLCAIKVFDAKTGRPIRDSWTPYLRGWDDFSVIDSQVVIKKHVFENLSKYQNIDSLKIIFEFLSGEIIETTLKVI from the coding sequence TTGTCAAAGATTGAGGTGGATGAGATGAGAGAAATTTTTATATTATCTCTTTTAATTTTTCTCGGTCTTATATCGGGAAAAATATATGCTACTTCTTATAAGGGGAATTTTAATTATGTAGATCCCTATAAAGCGGTTGAGGATATGGATCCAGGCTGGAATCTTGGTAATGCGTTAGATGCTATACCTGATGAAACATCTTGGGGGAATCCAAAAACTGAAGAGTATGTTTTTGAGGATATAAAGAGAATGGGATTTAGGAGTGTAAGGATTCCTGTTACTTGGGTTGATCACATGGGACCTGCACCAGATTATAAAGTTGATAAAGAATGGATGGATAGAGTAGAAGAGGTAGTTAATATGGCTCTAAAAAAAGACTTATATGTGATAATCAATGTGCATCATGACTCTTGGAGATGGTTAAGCAAAGAAATGAAGTTGGATAAAGAAGGAACTATAAATAAGCTTGAAAAATTATGGCTTCAGATAGCAGATAGATTTAAGGATTATTCAGAGAAATTGATTTTTGAAATCATTAATGAACCTACATATGAAGGATTTTCGGAGCAAGAGGCAGGTGCTCTGCAGAATGAGGTAAATGAGAGGATTTTGAGGGTTATAAGAAATTCTGGAGGATATAATGACAGAAGACTTGTGGTTGTTCCTCCATTATGGACCGACACTTATAAGGCAGAAAAGTATTTTGTACCTCCAAAAGACCCTAACATAATAATAGGTGTGCATTATTATTCTCCTTGGGACTTTACTGCTAATTGGTGGGGAAGAAAGAGTTGGGGAACTGATAGAGATAAAGAGCAGATGGACAAGGACATAAGGATTGTAAGAGAAAAATTTCCTTCCTATGCCTTTATTATTGGAGAGTATGGGCTATTTAATGGAAATAAGCCAGCCGAATGGTACTATTTTGATAATCTTATTAGGGTTGCTAAGAAGTATAAGATGGCTACATTTTACTGGGATAATGGAGAAAATTATGATCGTCGAAACAGAGTTTGGCGAGATGAACAGGCTATAAAGATTATTATTAATGCTTCCTATGGTAAAAGGAATGCCTTCTTAAATCCAGGAGTTTTGTATATCAAAGAGAATAAGGTGAAGGATGAGAGTGTAGAGATAGAGTTAAACGGTAACTCTTTTGTAGGAATATACTTGAATGGAAAGGGTTTAATCCAGGGTAAAGATTATGTACAAGAATCTCCAAACAGGTTAATACTTAAGAAGGAATTCTTAAAGAATATTTTAACTCCTCAAAGTTATGGGGTAGTGGCCAGATTAAACTTTAAGTTTACAGAAAGTGTGGATTACCCATTGGATATAGTGCAGTATAAAGATCCTGTACTTCTTGATAAACCCTTTAACATCATAAGTGGAGTTCCTACGGACTTAAAATTTATTATAGCTTTTAATGGGGCTAGACTTTGTGCAATTAAAGTCTTTGATGCAAAAACAGGAAGACCTATAAGGGATTCTTGGACACCATATCTAAGAGGATGGGATGATTTTTCCGTCATTGATTCTCAGGTGGTAATAAAGAAGCATGTATTTGAGAATCTCTCAAAATATCAGAATATAGATAGTCTCAAAATAATTTTTGAATTTCTTTCGGGAGAGATTATTGAGACCACTCTTAAGGTGATTTGA
- a CDS encoding carbohydrate ABC transporter permease — MKNRKRLKTLSQRQARVGRLFVYPWLLGFLIFFAWPFIQSIIFAFSQLDVSPEGYNLIFVGFRNFIKALREDPNFIRYLTTEVGNMLVNIPLIIMFSLFVAILLNQKFRGRTLVRAIFFLPVVVMSGALLYVLESNSIEQFAMGAQAGMALSNSPFLRGIDFRLFLIRITGNIPFLMPIINAIDRIYEIIWKSGVQILIFLAGLQSIPSSFYEVARVEGATTWETFWKVTLPMISPIVLVNVIYTVIDSFTDYSNDVLRYILEVAFKQLNHGYSAAIAWLYFIIIGLVLLLLMWVISKRVFYMNE; from the coding sequence ATGAAAAATAGAAAAAGACTGAAGACTTTATCTCAAAGGCAGGCAAGAGTTGGAAGGCTGTTTGTGTATCCTTGGCTTTTAGGGTTTTTAATATTTTTTGCTTGGCCTTTTATTCAATCTATTATTTTTGCTTTTAGTCAATTAGATGTCTCCCCTGAAGGGTATAATTTGATCTTTGTAGGTTTTAGAAATTTTATAAAGGCTCTTAGGGAGGATCCCAATTTTATTAGATATTTAACCACCGAAGTAGGAAACATGCTTGTTAATATCCCTTTAATAATAATGTTTTCTCTTTTTGTAGCTATTCTTTTAAACCAAAAATTCAGAGGGAGAACTTTAGTGAGGGCCATATTCTTTTTGCCTGTAGTAGTAATGTCTGGTGCTTTACTTTATGTGCTTGAGAGTAATTCTATAGAACAGTTCGCAATGGGGGCTCAAGCTGGAATGGCTCTTTCTAACTCTCCTTTCTTAAGGGGCATAGATTTTAGGCTTTTCTTGATAAGAATAACGGGAAACATACCTTTCTTAATGCCAATAATCAATGCCATTGATCGAATATATGAAATTATATGGAAATCAGGAGTACAGATTTTAATATTTCTTGCTGGTTTGCAGTCTATTCCTTCTTCTTTTTACGAAGTGGCTCGTGTGGAAGGAGCCACAACATGGGAAACCTTTTGGAAGGTTACTTTGCCAATGATCTCGCCGATTGTTTTAGTTAACGTGATTTATACTGTGATTGATTCCTTTACTGATTATAGTAATGATGTTCTTAGGTATATTCTTGAGGTTGCATTTAAGCAACTAAACCATGGTTATAGTGCCGCAATAGCTTGGCTTTACTTTATTATCATTGGTTTAGTTCTTTTGTTGCTTATGTGGGTAATTTCAAAGCGGGTTTTCTATATGAATGAATAA